DNA from Leucobacter aridicollis:
GTCCTCCACGTCCCAGTGGGAGCTTGCAGAGCACAGCCATCCCGCGCTCGGGCCGCTGTTCGAGTACAAGAAGCTCTCTCGCCTCCTGACCGCGAACGGGTGGGCGTGGCTCGACGAATGGGTGCGCATGGGACGTTATCGCCCCGTGTATATTCCCGGCGGCGTCGTCACCGGGCGCTGGGCGTCGAACGGGGGCGGGGCCCTCCAGCTCCCCCGCGTGCTCCGCCCTGCGCTCAGGGCCGACCCCGGCTGGACGCTCGTCATCGCGGACGTCTCCCAGCTCGAACCGCGCGTGCTCGCGGCGATGTCCGGCGACACCGCGATGGCCGCGGCGGGGCGCGACACGGATCTCTACTCAGGCATCGTTGCGACGAGCACGATCGCGAACCGTGACGACGCGAAGATCGCGATGCTCGGGGCAATGTACGGCGCGACGTCCGGCGAGAGCGGCCGGCTCGTCCCCCAGCTCAGGCGGGTCTTCCCGCGCGCCATGGGGCTCGTCGATGGGGCCGCCGATATTGGCGAGCGTGGCGGGACAGTGACGACCTGGCTCGGCCGCTCCTCCCCCGAAGCCGACCTCGACTGGCGCGAGGCACAGTCGCAGGCGAGCATGCCTGGCGCGACACCACAGGACGAGCAGATTGCCAGGCGGAGTGCTCGGGAGCGCGGCCGCTTCACCCGGAACTTCGTGGTGCAGGGCACCGCGGCCGAGTGGGCGCTCGCCTGGCTCGCCGAGATACGCAAGCAGCTCGCGAGTTTTCCCGAGAGCGAGCACTCGCCCTCCGCGGAGAGCTCCGGCCCGGTGTTCTCGCGCCGCCCGCATCTCGCATTCTTTCTGCACGACGAGATCATCGTGCACACACCTGCTAACCAGGCCGCACAGGTTGCGGAGGTCGTCCAAGCGGCGGCAGCAGCCGCCGGAAATCTCCTGTTCCCGGGCGGAGCCGTTGACTTCAGGCTCGACCTGCACATCACGGACCGGGCAACGAAGCAGTAACGCACCTTACAGGAGCACCCGAATATCCTACCAATCGCAAATCTACCTTGGACGCGCGCGGTAGAATTGCAAGACAATCGCAACTTAGGTTCGGGCCCCAGCACTACTCGTCTGCGCCCTCGGGCCAAGAGGGAGGGGCTGAATTTTGCGCGCCAAAGAACTTGATACGCTACTCGCCCACGTTCGTGCACGGGAGACAGTTCGTCTCGTGGGCAGCCAGGAGCTCGGCAAGACCTCGCTCCTTGGCGACCTGGAGGCGTCGCTCGCCGCGCTCGGCTTCGACGTCCTGCGCATCGGCGCGGACCCCGCCCTGGCCCCGATCAAGTACGGGGCGCTGCGCGAGTCGTGGATCTCGTCCGATCGGTTTCATCAGAACAGCTCACCGGTCGAGCTCACTGCGATCCTCACCTCGGAACTCGCCCGATCTAGCAACTCGGTGCTCCTCATTGACGATGCCGAATGGCTCGATGTCGCCTCGGCGCAGGCGCTCGCACCGCTGATGAACCGCGGCATCGTCTCGGGCGTGCTCGCCTCCGCCCCGTTCCGGCAGCTGACCACCGAGCAGCGCGCGACGTCTCGCCTCATCCGGGCGGATGCCCGCGTCGAACTGCAAGCACTGAGTTTCGAACAGGTCGGGGTGCTCTCCGAGAGCATTCTCGGCGCCTACGTCAGCCCCGAGATCATCTCCGAGATCTTCTCGATGTCGTCAGGCATCACGGGCATCGCCGCGGACATTATTCGTGCCGCGCAGGCCGCAAACCTCATCGAGCCCGGTGCCGACCGGTGGGTGTCGTCACAGAGCCGGCTCTGGAGCGTTCACCTGGAGGAGACCGTCGAGCGTGCGTTCGCCCACCTCTCCGACGACGCGTTCAGGCTCTTGCACGCGCTCTCTCTCGCCGGCAGCATGCCCGCCGACCGCGTCCACGCGTACGACCCGGAATCGACGATCCTACTGACGCACCGCGGACTCGTCACAATGTTCCGAGATCCGCAAGGAGAGTCCAGGATCTCGCCTCGCCCCGCCCTCATCACCGACTTCTTCAGGCAGCGCCGAGTCGACGTGCTGCACCTCTCCGCCGTCGGGCTACTCGACGAGCTCTCGCGCATACCGGCGCCGCCACCGCTGTCGGCGGCGGCAACGCTCACCGAGTCACTCGCAGCGCGCACCGCGGCACAAGAGACCCACAACGCGGGGCTCGCCCGCTATATCCGGGAGGAGGCCGAGCAGCGACTCGCGCTCGCCGCCCAGGACTGGCGGCGACTCCCGAACCCGCCACACGCGATCGCGTACATCGACGCCCTGCTGCAAGCCGGCGGATACCAGGGCACGGCCTCCGAGGTCATCGAACACACGCCCGCGTCGTCGGAAAACGCCGTGGAGATGCTTCAGCTCGCCCTGCACGAGCAGCTCCTCGGCGCGGCAGGACGTCGTTCCAGTTCCCGACACACGGCGGCGCTCCGCGCGCACCACGCAGATTTCTCCCCCGCCCTCGACGCCTACGAGATGTACGTCAGGTTCTCGTCCGATGGCCTTACCCCTGAGGTTCGGCAGTGGCTCGACTCCCCCGCCTCAGATCCGGTCGGCTTCAGCCAGACCGTGGCCGACTACATTCACGCGTCGACTGGCCGGGTGCACCCGCTCTCGGACGCGCCAGATTCGCCTGCACGAATCCCGGTGCAGCGGTTGATCGCAGACCAGACTCACCTCATCACTGTTGTTCGGCACAGCGCGCTCGACGACTCGCTCGAGCGGCTGCTCGCCGACCCGATCAGCTTGCTGCCGGGCGACGATCCAGTCCCGTTCCTCGTCGACTCGTACGTGCGGTCACAGATCCTGCTCGGCCTCGGGCGGTTGTCCGAGGCCCGCTCGACACTCAGCCAGGCGCTGTCAGTCGGCAACCTCGATCTCCGATTCGCGGTGCTCTACGCGGCGATGCTGCGCTGGTCGGCGTTTCTCCACTACCGCGACGGCCGCACCGACATCGCAACCTCGCTGCTCAAGGAAAGCCGAGGGTACCCTGACCTGCGCGGCCCGATGCCAGGCATGCGCCCAGAGTTCGGCGACGCGCTCGAGGTGCTCTTCGAGAGCGGTCCGCGACAGGCGAGCGAGCGGTTCCTCGTCGAGGCGCAGGCCTGCCACGATCGGTCGTTCGTCGACGCGAGCTGGGCGATGGCGCGGTTCGCCTTTCAGCTGAACCCCACCGACGCAGCGCTCGACGTGCTCGACACCCTTGGAGAGCTCCAGAGCTATGCGTGGTCGACCCGCCTGTCGACGTTCGCGCGGGCAGCGCTCCGGCAAGACCCGCAGATCTTCAACTACATCTCGCGGCTCACAACGCTGTCAGAGATCTCGACGGCCGCCGACTTTCTCGAGGACATCGAGCGGGTGCACCGCGACCGCGGAACGAAGATCGATCCGCGCTACGTCGAGGCCGTGACCGAGGCGCGCCAGGCGTTTCACATGTTCCAGGAGCCGGTGGCGGTCAGGCCGCGGCCCGAGCACGTCTCGGCGGTTGAGTCGCTCACCCCGCGCGAGCTCGAGATCGCGCCGCTCACCGCTACCCTGAGTAATCGGGAAATCGCCGACCGGCTGACGCTCAGCATCCGCACCGTCGAGAATCACATCGCGCGATCCATGAAGAAGCTCGGCCTCTCGTCCCGTAAAGAGTTGAGCACGGCGCTCTCCTCCGCCGCGATCGCAGCCTCGGGCGTGGGTAGTGACTAGTGCAACCTCCCCTAGTTCCGGCCAGATCCGCACCTAAATACTCACGCAACGACTCGGTGCGCGGGGGTTCGACTACTTAAGAGTCGGGTTTTGTCACCCAATATCACTCAAATCACTCCCGCAGGAGATCGAACTCAAGTACTGTTTCATTAGTCCCTCAGTGAAGGACTTCTCACCCACATCGATGATGAGATACCTTTCCCCCAATGCGGTATCGGGTGAGACAGGTCTGGTGTGTGGGGAGTGGGCTTCCCCCCCATCGCTTCCCCCAAATATTGCGACTCTCCACACACCACACCGCCTCTTCTCCGGCAGTCCAGCCAGACACTGGCTCAGTCCCAGATCTCGGACGGCGCCCCAGCGCACTTCCGCCACAGGCGCGACGCCCGACGCGCGGTCCCGACGCTGCGATCTACGCACTCAGCGCGTGACGCCGCGGCTCACGCACGCAGTGCGTGAGCCGCCGCTCCCCGCACTCAGTGCGTCAGGACGACTCGCCGCCGAGCGCCAGCGATGGCGCCAGCGATGGCGCGTCGAGCCCGTACTCGTGCCTCAGCGCAGACTTCGCCGCGTACCAGCCGGCCAGCCCATGCACGCCGGGCCCCGGCGCGGTCGATGACGAGCACAGGTAGACGCCGCGCGCCGGCGTGCGCCAGGGCTCGTTCCCGAGCACCGGGCGCGCAAGCAGCTGCCGCATCGACACCTGCCCCGCGCTGAAGTCGCCGCCCACATAGTTGCGGTTCTCGCGCCCGAGTTCTGCGGCGGTCGTCACCCGCATCGCCGTCACGCGGTCACGCACACCGGGGGCGAACCGCTCGAGCTGGGCGAGTATGGTCTCCGTCACGTCTGCGGTCGAACCGCTCGGCACGTGGGTGTAGCTCGTCACCGCATGCACCCCAGCAGGGTTTCGTCCGGCATCAAACGCGCTCGGCTGCGCGAGCAACACGTACGGCCGGTCCGCGTGGCGGCCCCGTGCGATCTCCGCCTCGGCGGCGGCAATCTCATCCCGCGTGCCCCCGAGGTGCACCGTCGGCGCCTGCGCGACGCGCGGGTCGCGCCACGGAATCGGGCCATCAAGCACGAGATCAAGCTTCGCGGCGGCGTTGCCGTATCGGAACCGCGTCAGCCGCTTCCGGTACCCGGCCGGCAACGCGTCTCCGGCGATCTCGACGAGCCCGCGCGCGGACGTGTCACACAGTGTGACGTCGAAGGCCGAAAGCTCGTCGAGGTGCGTGATCGGCCGTCCGAGCTCGATGCGCCCGCCGTGCGCAAGGAGGTCTGCGGCGAGCGCGTCCGTGATGGCTTGCGAGCCCCCGACGGGCACCGGCCAGCCCGACGCGTGACCGAGCGCGCCGAGCACGAACGCGACCCCCGCGTGCGTGAGCGCCGGCATGCGACCGATGCTGTGCGCCGCGACGCCTGCGATCAACGCGGGAGCAACCTGCTCGCTGAACCGAAGCCCCCACAGTGGGGTTCCCTGCTCCAGGGTTCGCGCGCCGAATGCTGCGGCGCCGAATAGGTCCCGCGGCCACCGCAGCACCGGCCCGCCGAGCGCGACGTCGAGCACGCCTTCGAGCCGGTCGAGCAGCGGCCTGTAGAGCCGCGCGTACGCTGCGCCGTCACGCCCGAGCTCACTCGCCGTGCGCTCGATATCCCGGTAGGCGATCGCGGCGTCCGCCCCCGCGGCGCCGTCAAGGGGGTGCGCGTACGAGGCCTCGGGCGTCACGAAATCGACGCGCCGCGTCAGCTCAAACTCGCGGAAGAACCCCGTCGCCAGCGCCATCGGGTGGATCGCCGAACACACGTCGTGCACAACACCGGGCGCCACGTGCGAGAGGGTTCGCGCGCCGCCCCCGAGGGTCTCCATGGCTTCGAAGACGGTGACGGGGATCCCGGCGCGCGCGAGCGTCACCGCGGCGGCGAGGCCGTTCGGCCCCGAGCCAACGACGGCTGCTCCGAGTGAGGATCGCATGATCCCTGAGTGTAGCGGCGTACGCCGCCCAGGTCAGGCTTTCCGGTAGGTTGCCGTGATCGGGCACTCGAACGGGTCGCGCGCGGCGAGCCCCACGCGGTTCAGGTACTCGATCACGATCGCGTACGACCGCAGCAGCGAGGTCTCGGTGTAAGGGACGCCGAGCTTCTCGCAGTGCTCGCGCACGAGCAGGCGCACCTTCGACAGGTTCGGCCGCGCCATGCTCGGGAACAGGTGGTGCTCCACCTGGTAGTTCAGGCCGCCCATGAGCGAGGTCGCCCACCAGCCGCCGCGAATGTTGCGCGACGTGCGCACCTGCTTCGAGAAGAAATCAAGCTTCGCATCGTGCGCGATGACAGGCATCCCCTTGTGGTTCGGTGCGAACGACGCCCCCATGTAGACGCCGAACACGGCGAGCTGAACGCCGATGAACGCGAATGCCATGCCCAGCGGCAGGAACATGAATACCGGCACGAGGATGATGACAAAACGGGCAACGATGATGGGCAGCTCGATCCACCGACCCTTCACCGGGCCGCGCTGCAGCAGGTAGGCGATCGAGTGGCGGTGCAGGTTCAGGCCCTCAAGCGTGAGCAGCGGGAAGAACAGCCACCCCTGCCGCTGCGTGAGAAACCGGAGGAAACCGCGCGCCTTCACTGCGTCCTCCTCGATAAAGGAAATCGTGTCGATCTCAATATCCGGGTCCTTGCCGACCCGATTCGGGTTTGCGTGGTGCCGCGTGTGCTTTGAATCCCACCACGCGTAGCTCATGCCGATGCTCGCCGCGAGGATGCGAGCGAGTCGATCGTTCGCGGGCCCACTCGACAGGATCTGTCGGTGCGCGGCCTCGTGCGTGAGGAATGCGATCTGGGTGAAGAGCAGGGCGTAGGCCGCCGCCATGAGCAGCTGAAACCAGGAGTCCCCGAGCAGGATCGACCCCGCGGTCGTCGCCGCGAGACCGACCGCGATGGCGACACCGACGAGCCCGTAGAACCAGGGGGCGCGGGCGAACAGCCCCGACTCGCGCGCGATCTGCGAGAGCGTCGTGTACGCCTTCGCGACCGGCGGGAAGTCCTCGGCTCGTGCGCGCGTGTAGCGGAGCGGGCCGAGGCCGTCGAGGGTAGGGGCAACGGTCGTTGTCATGGTCAGCACCCATTCGGTTGCGAGGGCCCGAACGAGCCACTCTGATCAAGCCACTGGCGGTTGCCGATCGCTTCGCTCACACTATCCAGCGCACCATGCAAAATGCCGTACATGCCCCCTTCGCGCGGACCGGCGGCGCCCGGCAGGTACACTTGCGGTCGTGTCAGCCGATTCAACACCCCAGCCCGCATTCCGTTCGCTCGCCTGGCCGCTGCAGACGGAGCGGCTCTCGCTTCGCCCCGCCGAGCTCGCGGACGCCGAGGCCCTGTGGGTGCACCGGCAGCTTCCCGAGGTCGGCAAGTGGCTCGGGTGGCATCCCGTCGACCACGCCGATTGGATGGCGACGTACCCGGACAAGTACCTCGACACCCTCGTCGTCGAGCTCGACGGCCGCATCGTCGGCGACATCATGCTGTCCACGGGCGACGGCTGGGGTCAGCGCGAGGTGCGCGACCAGGCGGCGGGTGTGCAAGCCGAGCTCGGGTGGACGTTCTCGCCCGAGGTCGCCGGCCGCGGCCTCGCGACCGAGGCCGTCCGCGCCGTGATCGCGCTGTGCTTCACCGATCTCGGTCTCCGCAGGGTCGAGGCCGGCGCGTTCGCCGACAACACGCCGTCGTGGCGTCTCATGGAGCGCGTCGGAATGCGGCGCGAGTCGTACTCGGTCCGCGACTCCCTCCACCGGGATCTCGGGTGGATTGACGGCGTTCTGTACGCCCTCCTCGCCGATGAGTGGGCCGCGCTGCACCAGGCGCCCTAGGGGGGTCGCCGGAGCGGCTCGCCCGCTCGACCGATCCCCCACCGCGCCCGAAAGGATCCCATGGCTCTGCCCGCCGCCCAGCCCCAGCCCGGTCCCGCAAGACCCCGGAGTGGCTCGCCGACCACCCTGCAGGCGCTGCGCTCCCCCAGGCTCCTCCTGCGCGAGGCGCTCGCCGGCCTTGTCGTCGCGCTCGCGCTGATCCCTGAGGCGATCGCGTTCTCGGTCATCGCGGGCGTCGACCCGAAGGTGGGACTGTTCTCGTCCTTTGTGATGGCCGTCTCGATCGCCTTCCTCGGTGGCAGGCCGGCGATGATCACCGCCGCGACCGGCGCCGTCGCCCTCGTCATCGCGCCGGTCATGCGCGACCATGGCTTCGACTACTTCATCGCCACGGTCCTGCTCGCCGGCGCGCTGCAGATTGTGCTCGCGGCCCTCGGTGTTGCGAAGCTCATGCGGTTCATCCCGCGCAGCGTCATGGTCGGCTTCGTGAACGCGCTCGCCCTGCTCGTGTTCGGCGCCCAGCTGCCCGAGCTCATCGGCGTCCCCTGGGCCGTCTACCCGCTCGTCGCGGCCGGGATCCTCATCATGGTCTTCATGCCGAAGATCACGAAGGCGGTGCCGGCGCCGCTCGTGTCGGTGATCATCGTCACCGCCGCGGCGGTCGTGTTCGCGATCAACGTCCCGACTGTCGGCGACAAGGGCGATCTGCCCGACAGCCTTCCCGAGTTCTTCTTCCCGAATGTTCCCATGACGTGGGAGACGCTCAGCATCATCGGCCCGTTCGCGCTCGGCATGGCGCTCGTCGGGCTCATGGAATCGCTCCTCACCGCGAAGCTCGTCGACGACATCACCGACACCCCCTCCAACAAGACGCGCGAGACGTGGGCGCAGGGCGTCGCGAATCTGCTCGCCGGAATGTTCGGCGGGATGGGCGGTTGCGCGGTCGTCGGGCAGACAATGATCAACGTGAAGGTGTCCGGCGCCCGCACCCGCATCTCAACGTTTCTCGCGGGCGCGTTCCTGCTGATCCTGATCCTCGTGCTCGGCGACCTCGTCTCGCTCATCCCGATGGCGGCGCTCGTCGCCGTGATGATCATGGTGTCGGTCGCTGCGTTCGATTGGCACTCGATTGCCCCGAGCACGCTCCGCCGGCTCCCAAAGAGCGAGACCTTCGTGATGGTGGCGACCGTTGCCGTGGTGCTTGCGACGCACAACCTCGCGATCGGCGTGATCGCCGGGGTCGTCGTCGCGGCGGTGCTGTTCGTTCGTCGCGTCGCGCACGTCGTCGCCGTCGAGCGTGAACCCGGCGACGAGTCCGTCACGTACCGCGTGACGGGCGAGCTGTTCTTCGCGTCCAGCAATGACCTCACGACCATGTTCGACTACGCGGGCGACCCGCCGCGCATCATCATCGATATGAGCGCGGCCCACGTCTGGGACGCTTCCTCGGTCGCCGCGCTCGACGCAATCACGACGAAGTACGCGCGGCGCGGCGCGACGGTCGAGCTTGTCGGCATGAACGCGGCGACGCGCACGCTGCACGAGCGCCTGTCCGGCGGCCTCGGGGTCGAATAACGCCGGGCGCTGTCCGGCCGAATCTGGCGGCTCCCCCCACGGTTCGCGACGCGCTCGGACCTGCGGGGCTCCGCGGGTCAGCAGATCAGCCGATCAACGGGCGAGCTCCGCGGCCGCGCCTCGCGCGCCCGCGCGCCGGTTCGTCGGCATCGGACACGCGACCTGACCGCTCAGACGCCAAACGAGTGCGACGCCGGTCAGGATCAGCGCCGCGACCGCGAGCACCGGTTGGAGTGGCGCGAACCAGGTGATCGCGCCGGAGTAGCCGAGCGCGATGAGGGCGATCTTGTTGCACACCGGGCACCCGACCGCGAACCAGGTGAGTACGCCGCCGGCGAGGCCCATGCGCGTGCTTTTCCGCTCCGCCGGGGTCTCGTCGACCGCTCCCGTCCCCGCGGGCCGCATGTAGGTCGCGGTGAGCAGACCGACACCGATCGCGGTCAGGATCCACACCGGGTAGTTCCACCACACCGTCTCGATCTCCCGAGCGAACCACGGATTCGGGATCAGCACTGTCGCGACCCCAACCAGCACAGCGAACGCGGCGGCGACCGCGGCCGCGACGAGCAGCTGTCGCGGCCCCCAGGCGCGCAACGCCCGCAGCGCGAGCGCTCCCCGCTGACGCATCGCGCCGACGCTTCTGCCTCTGCCCACGGCACCGATCCTTCCCCACCCGCTAGCGCGGCGGACTCACCGAGCCGCGGGACGGCCCGCGCGCTCGACAGTGTTGCTGAGTAATGTACGCGGCCCGAGCTTGAATAGTCCTGTGCGCCAGTCGGCCCGCGCGGTTTAGCCATCGGAGAACACCGCTCCCCGGCGCGGGCGGTCGCCCCGTACGCTGGAAGAAACAGAGAGGGGACCGGCGAGATTCCTCGCCGCCAAGCACTATGAGTACAGTCGAAATCACCAAAGACAACCTCGAGCAGACCATCGGCACGGACGGGATCGTGCTGCTCGATTTCTGGGCTGCCTGGTGCGGGCCGTGCCGCTCGTTCGCCCCCGTCTTCGAGACCGCCTCCGAGGCGAACTCGGACATCGTGTTCGGCAAGATCGACACCGAAGCCGAGCAGGAGCTCGCGGGCATGTTCGGCATCACCTCGATTCCGACGATTATGGCGTTCCGCGACGGCATCAACGTGTTCGCGCAGGCCGGCGCGTTGCCCGCTCGGACGCTCGACCAGCTCATCGACGCCGTCCGCGGCCTCGACATGGACGACGTGCGGGCCCAGCTCGCGAAGCAGACCGAGGGTGAGCCCACCGTCGCCCCGGAGGCCGACGCGAACTAACCCTTCTGCCGCCGTCGCCGTCGGGCGAGCAGCCGCGTGCCGATGAGTCCGTGCCGCGGGCTGAACAGGTAGACGAACGCGAAGACGGTGCCCTGCGCGAGCACGACCATGCCGCCAGAGGCCGTGTCAAGGTAGTAGCTGCAGTACAGCCCGGCGATCGCGCAGGCGGCAGAGATCGCCGGCGCGATCACGAGCATCCGCGAGAACCGGTCGGTGAGCAGGTAGGCCGTGGCGCCCGGAATGATGAGCATCGCGACGACGAGCACCACGCCGACCGCCTGCAGCGCCACGACCGAGGTGAGCGCGAGGAGCCCGAGCAGCGCGGCCCCGAGCAGGCGCGGGTTCAGCCCGATCGCGTGCGCGTGGGTCGGGTCGAACGCGAACAGGGTGAAGTCGCGCCGCTTTGCGACAAGCACCACGAGCGTGACGGCGCCGAGCACGACGATCTGGAGCAGGTCACCCTCGGAAACGCCGAGCAGGTTGCCGAAGATGATGTGGTTGAGGTCGGTCTGCGAGGGCGTCACTGAGATGAGCACGAGGCCGAGGGCGAAGAGCGTGGTGAACACGATCCCGATCGCCGCGTCTTCCTTCACCCGGCTCGTGTCTCTGACCGCGCCGATGAGCGCGACCGCGAGGAAGCCGAACAGCACCGCCCCGAGCGCAAAGGGCGCGCCGACGATGTAGGCGAGCACGACGCCGGGGAGCACGGCGTGCGAGACGGCGTCGCCCATCAGCGACCACCCGATGAGCACCAGCCAGCACGACAGCACCGCGCACACCACCGCCGCGATGAGCGTCGTCGCGAGCGCGCGCACCATGAAGTCGTAGCTCAGGGGCTCGAGGACGATATCGATGAGGTTCACTGCTCGGTCCCCCTGTCGAGGACGTCGAGCCCGAACGCGAGCGCGAGGTTCTCTGGTCGCAGTACGGCGTCGGGGGGACCGTGCATGAGCACACGACGCATGAGCAGGATCGCCTCGTCCGCGAGGCTCGGCAGGGCATGCAGATCGTGCGTCGAGACGAGGATCGTTGCCCCCTCGCCGGCGAGCTCGCGCAGCAGTCGGGTGATTGTCGCCTCCGAGCGTTTGTCGACGCCGGCGAATGGCTCGTCGAGCAGCAGGGTTGTCGCCCCCTGCGCGATCCCGCGCGCGACGAACGTCCGCTTCTTCTGCCCGCCCGATAGCTGGCCGATCTGCCGATCGGCAAAGTCCGTGAGCTCGACGCGTTCGAGCGCGTGATCGACGGCGCGCTGGTCCGCGGCCTTCGGCCGGCGCGTCGGCCCCATCTTGCCGTAGCGGCCGGTCATGACGACGTCACGCACCGACAGCGGGAAGCCCCAATCCACGTCCTCGCTCTGCGGCACGTAACCGACCGCGCCCGTCTTGCGCATCCGAGCCGGGCTCTGCCCGTCGATCCGCACCGAGCCGCGATCGGGTCGGACCATGCCCATGATTGTCTTGAACAGGGTCGACTTGCCAG
Protein-coding regions in this window:
- a CDS encoding bifunctional 3'-5' exonuclease/DNA polymerase produces the protein MRSNPATPAVRWCALGRTTGGDFEALAHHADGTASGPTPIPVGDLAGFVATLERDHAPRWVWQSSAAVYPQLLSAGVRVERCHDLRLCHQILRNSQYVADRSALAAATQWIATPASEDISAADSGPALFDLDALPRGHNQPATLADALSEYDRQRAAVNGSSHPGRLSLLLAAESAGALIAAELAAAGIPWDAAEHDRILTRALGPRPASYADKPALLAAAGARVREALGDPLLSLDSPPKLLRALRAAGIQTSSTSQWELAEHSHPALGPLFEYKKLSRLLTANGWAWLDEWVRMGRYRPVYIPGGVVTGRWASNGGGALQLPRVLRPALRADPGWTLVIADVSQLEPRVLAAMSGDTAMAAAGRDTDLYSGIVATSTIANRDDAKIAMLGAMYGATSGESGRLVPQLRRVFPRAMGLVDGAADIGERGGTVTTWLGRSSPEADLDWREAQSQASMPGATPQDEQIARRSARERGRFTRNFVVQGTAAEWALAWLAEIRKQLASFPESEHSPSAESSGPVFSRRPHLAFFLHDEIIVHTPANQAAQVAEVVQAAAAAAGNLLFPGGAVDFRLDLHITDRATKQ
- a CDS encoding LuxR family transcriptional regulator; its protein translation is MGSQELGKTSLLGDLEASLAALGFDVLRIGADPALAPIKYGALRESWISSDRFHQNSSPVELTAILTSELARSSNSVLLIDDAEWLDVASAQALAPLMNRGIVSGVLASAPFRQLTTEQRATSRLIRADARVELQALSFEQVGVLSESILGAYVSPEIISEIFSMSSGITGIAADIIRAAQAANLIEPGADRWVSSQSRLWSVHLEETVERAFAHLSDDAFRLLHALSLAGSMPADRVHAYDPESTILLTHRGLVTMFRDPQGESRISPRPALITDFFRQRRVDVLHLSAVGLLDELSRIPAPPPLSAAATLTESLAARTAAQETHNAGLARYIREEAEQRLALAAQDWRRLPNPPHAIAYIDALLQAGGYQGTASEVIEHTPASSENAVEMLQLALHEQLLGAAGRRSSSRHTAALRAHHADFSPALDAYEMYVRFSSDGLTPEVRQWLDSPASDPVGFSQTVADYIHASTGRVHPLSDAPDSPARIPVQRLIADQTHLITVVRHSALDDSLERLLADPISLLPGDDPVPFLVDSYVRSQILLGLGRLSEARSTLSQALSVGNLDLRFAVLYAAMLRWSAFLHYRDGRTDIATSLLKESRGYPDLRGPMPGMRPEFGDALEVLFESGPRQASERFLVEAQACHDRSFVDASWAMARFAFQLNPTDAALDVLDTLGELQSYAWSTRLSTFARAALRQDPQIFNYISRLTTLSEISTAADFLEDIERVHRDRGTKIDPRYVEAVTEARQAFHMFQEPVAVRPRPEHVSAVESLTPRELEIAPLTATLSNREIADRLTLSIRTVENHIARSMKKLGLSSRKELSTALSSAAIAASGVGSD
- a CDS encoding phytoene desaturase family protein → MRSSLGAAVVGSGPNGLAAAVTLARAGIPVTVFEAMETLGGGARTLSHVAPGVVHDVCSAIHPMALATGFFREFELTRRVDFVTPEASYAHPLDGAAGADAAIAYRDIERTASELGRDGAAYARLYRPLLDRLEGVLDVALGGPVLRWPRDLFGAAAFGARTLEQGTPLWGLRFSEQVAPALIAGVAAHSIGRMPALTHAGVAFVLGALGHASGWPVPVGGSQAITDALAADLLAHGGRIELGRPITHLDELSAFDVTLCDTSARGLVEIAGDALPAGYRKRLTRFRYGNAAAKLDLVLDGPIPWRDPRVAQAPTVHLGGTRDEIAAAEAEIARGRHADRPYVLLAQPSAFDAGRNPAGVHAVTSYTHVPSGSTADVTETILAQLERFAPGVRDRVTAMRVTTAAELGRENRNYVGGDFSAGQVSMRQLLARPVLGNEPWRTPARGVYLCSSSTAPGPGVHGLAGWYAAKSALRHEYGLDAPSLAPSLALGGESS
- a CDS encoding fatty acid desaturase family protein → MTTTVAPTLDGLGPLRYTRARAEDFPPVAKAYTTLSQIARESGLFARAPWFYGLVGVAIAVGLAATTAGSILLGDSWFQLLMAAAYALLFTQIAFLTHEAAHRQILSSGPANDRLARILAASIGMSYAWWDSKHTRHHANPNRVGKDPDIEIDTISFIEEDAVKARGFLRFLTQRQGWLFFPLLTLEGLNLHRHSIAYLLQRGPVKGRWIELPIIVARFVIILVPVFMFLPLGMAFAFIGVQLAVFGVYMGASFAPNHKGMPVIAHDAKLDFFSKQVRTSRNIRGGWWATSLMGGLNYQVEHHLFPSMARPNLSKVRLLVREHCEKLGVPYTETSLLRSYAIVIEYLNRVGLAARDPFECPITATYRKA
- a CDS encoding GNAT family N-acetyltransferase, with translation MSADSTPQPAFRSLAWPLQTERLSLRPAELADAEALWVHRQLPEVGKWLGWHPVDHADWMATYPDKYLDTLVVELDGRIVGDIMLSTGDGWGQREVRDQAAGVQAELGWTFSPEVAGRGLATEAVRAVIALCFTDLGLRRVEAGAFADNTPSWRLMERVGMRRESYSVRDSLHRDLGWIDGVLYALLADEWAALHQAP
- a CDS encoding SulP family inorganic anion transporter; translation: MALPAAQPQPGPARPRSGSPTTLQALRSPRLLLREALAGLVVALALIPEAIAFSVIAGVDPKVGLFSSFVMAVSIAFLGGRPAMITAATGAVALVIAPVMRDHGFDYFIATVLLAGALQIVLAALGVAKLMRFIPRSVMVGFVNALALLVFGAQLPELIGVPWAVYPLVAAGILIMVFMPKITKAVPAPLVSVIIVTAAAVVFAINVPTVGDKGDLPDSLPEFFFPNVPMTWETLSIIGPFALGMALVGLMESLLTAKLVDDITDTPSNKTRETWAQGVANLLAGMFGGMGGCAVVGQTMINVKVSGARTRISTFLAGAFLLILILVLGDLVSLIPMAALVAVMIMVSVAAFDWHSIAPSTLRRLPKSETFVMVATVAVVLATHNLAIGVIAGVVVAAVLFVRRVAHVVAVEREPGDESVTYRVTGELFFASSNDLTTMFDYAGDPPRIIIDMSAAHVWDASSVAALDAITTKYARRGATVELVGMNAATRTLHERLSGGLGVE
- the trxA gene encoding thioredoxin; amino-acid sequence: MSTVEITKDNLEQTIGTDGIVLLDFWAAWCGPCRSFAPVFETASEANSDIVFGKIDTEAEQELAGMFGITSIPTIMAFRDGINVFAQAGALPARTLDQLIDAVRGLDMDDVRAQLAKQTEGEPTVAPEADAN
- a CDS encoding metal ABC transporter permease — encoded protein: MDIVLEPLSYDFMVRALATTLIAAVVCAVLSCWLVLIGWSLMGDAVSHAVLPGVVLAYIVGAPFALGAVLFGFLAVALIGAVRDTSRVKEDAAIGIVFTTLFALGLVLISVTPSQTDLNHIIFGNLLGVSEGDLLQIVVLGAVTLVVLVAKRRDFTLFAFDPTHAHAIGLNPRLLGAALLGLLALTSVVALQAVGVVLVVAMLIIPGATAYLLTDRFSRMLVIAPAISAACAIAGLYCSYYLDTASGGMVVLAQGTVFAFVYLFSPRHGLIGTRLLARRRRRQKG